The DNA sequence GCACTTACATGTATGAGCTCCAAGAAACATTACTTGGACAAGATTTTGTTATTTCAGCCTTTATGTTTTTCACagaaatatttgttttaaaacacacaaacacacacacactgtgattcTACGTGTGTATTGAATTTAGAGTCTTGTGTTGAATGTTGAAGTGCATCAGCCCTGATATTTTTCTAATTCAGCCAGAGTACAGTCTTAGACATCTGCTGATCTTGTCTCAATAACAGACTCAAGTTGTAGACATACCCTGGTGGAGTTTACTTTTTGCATCACTAGCTCCAAACTACCGGCATATGTGTTGTACACTGTCATGCAGCATCAAACTTGATTCGATGTATGAGGATAGACAGCACAAGGTGACAAACGTATATAAAGACCAAGGGGAATTCTGGTAAACTAATAGTAACATGAGACAGCTACCTCTATTAGACTTGGGTACCTGTTATATCCAGCATGAGGTCTTTGATGAGGTGACCCACGATAGCGTAAGCAACACCAACTACGACCAGAGCAGCCACCACAAGGTAGAGGACCGATTTAGGAAGCTGGATGAGGTCCCTGGAAGGAGGCTTGTACTCCGTGTACAGAGGCTCCTCATTTTGAACAGAGAACTGGAATGGAATTCCGCCTTTGTTTGTGTAGTTAAAGTTGTCCATATTCCCAGAGTAGGAGCTTCCACGTCCTCCAAGGAGTTGtagttattttattatattcaaATTGAAAGGTTACCCAATTCGATCATCCACTTCTGAGATGTCACTGCCTAAAATGCAGAGAGGCAAAGtctacaatttaaaaaatatgtatattttattgtttaaataactTTAACACAGAGCAGATGGAAGCCACTTAACGAACATGAAAATAGGCCATCAGGGAATAAATCCACCCACCTGTCAAGACCAAGTTTTTGCATCTTCCAGATTAAACGTGTGGATCTTTGCAGTTCTGATTCACCGACATGTTTCTACACAGCGGTTATTATTAGTACCATAATGTTATCATCAGGCCATCCTCCACAGACATCAGGGCATTTAAAACAGCCTCTGTGCCTCCCTGCTGTGTCCTCTCTGCAGAATTAATCCAGACTGTGGGCGGTgacacagagaggcagagagagaggaagggagggattACACTTCCAATCACAGCAACGATCAATCAGTCCCTCATCCCAGCCCCATCCCATGGTCCTCCCACACACAGATTACTTAATCCACAGTGAGGGCTTTCTCGCCcataattctctctctctctctttctctctctctctctctcacacacacacacacacacacacagaaaaaactaattgtaaattgttttgaagtcatcaaataaaagaTTTGTCTCTGTCATAGGCTACTCACTACTAATATAGCCTGTAAAAAGCTGATAAATTAGGGTTTCTGTTGAATTGGTGGTAAATGCTGTCAATTTTGAAGTaactatttccattttctgcttaCATTACTTTGCATCAGTTACCCCATCTAATCCTGCAATATATTGATTACATTTAATTGAAATAAAACACTCAAATGGACGATCACAAGGTTGCATAATGAGTAATTTAGTTTTGATTGTAATGAGTACTTTtgcagtgctaacgttactttcATAGAAATAAAACGAAAttgaatattatttatatatggtTAACGTTACTTTACGGCTGCTAACCAGGTCAAGGTGAAAACATCTCTTCATTTTAGCCATAGACGGTATTAGAGCGAAACCACGTGACAAATGGTAGCTAGCGAGATCGAGATACAGGACATTAGCACTTAGCAGCAAGCTAGCTACTGAGCGCAGTTAGCTAACGGCCTGGCTACGCGCCAAATAGCTAGCTATATCTTGGTAAAGGAAACATTATACGCATTTGTTTGCAACGTACTATAACTAGGTTACATAACTGTATTACTTCTGTGGTTTGTAAGTGTGAAGCTAATGGTAATATATTTGCCAGTCAAGATGGGTTAAGGTGcctgttagctaacattagctgaaactgctagctagctaattgaGAATTGAGCCACATTATACTCCTAACGTTATTTGTGTATATTTAAcaggtgttttttgttttgttttattcaacTTAGATTTATACCTGTAGTCAAACAAAGCAACATGGATTTTTTCTTTGACGACCTACCATCCACCTCACAGTCCGCTCCCAAGATCGGACATGAAGATTCACAGCTGGTAATTACAGGTTATCATAGCACACTAAGGagccagaaagagagagagaaaagattcctttaaaaagaaaaaaaggacattAACTTGTGGaatgttgaagtttaaaaagttaaaacattgatGTTTTAGAGCAATATACTTTTAggtcaaaaatgtaatttattttatgtaaacTGTTGTGAAACTGAGCCGAAAATGATTGTTTCAATACTGATTAAGCCTAATCAGCATTCGACTGCCTCACTCCAAacctagcttctaaagaattaaagacttgattagaacaaagaaaaCGCATAtatctgtaaacttgaatagaatcggcactaccatgataaacgacctttgtctgtgacctggagtaaatctgaaatcagaggtgtgtccttaacctgagagaCTTTTCACACACAATTCCacaggaatataattcggaAACAGAGGTGATTTCGGGACTGCAAGCCTGTGACCCGACAAGGGAACcaggtgttgtcttttcctgcttttaaaggctgcattacagtaaagtgatgacgACGCTGAAGTTGGCATCCGATTCGCAGCTTCCGATTCGGCAGTTAAGGGGAAATTTAAGGGAAACTTAAAACTGTCCGATTCAGCAGGGAAACAAGATTTACATTGCTGATCCTCCGTTTTTTTAACCTATTACtgtattgaatgagtgttagtcattacgataaattattaattatctctaaaacacacttttagatttgtgaaagctttattgtctttatgagAACACAATAAAAGTAGGTTTCACCGTTTTCtttcatatgtagaccacattggaccaggtctagatccaaaaccgcaatacctagacttgtcaaacgtggactaaattatcccagagagtctaaggagtcttaaaaacacagtttgagatttgtgaaagcttcattctatttgtgaaaatgcaataaagggagattatactgttttttttacacatagaccacattggaccaggtccagatccaaaaccgcaatacctagacttgtcaaacctggactaaattatcccagagagcctaaggagtcttaaaaacacagtttgagatttgtgaaagcttcattctatttgtgaaaatgcaataaagggagattatactgttttttgcatatgtagaccacatcggaccaggtctagatccaaaactgcaatacctagacttgtcaaacctggactaaattatcccagagagcctaaggagtcttaaaaacacagtttgagatttgtgaaagcttcattctatttgtgaaaatgcaataaagggagattatactgtttttttttacacatagaccacattggaccaggtccagatccaaaaccgccAACCACTTGTCAAAACTGGACAAGAATTATTCCAGAGAGGCTAACGAgtcttaaatacatttttcagatTAGTAATGCTTTTATAGCAGGTCTGCTGTTGCTAGTTGACATTCAACGTATAAGTCCACGTCTCTCCATGTCCTTTCTTATCTCCATGAGCAGGTCTTCCTTCTCACTTCAAAAGAAAAGTAGAAACAgttatttttaccttttggaAAACAATCAAAATATCTTCAAAGATTTGCCAATGGTTTAATTTACTCTTCAAATCCTTCTCCTTcaacataattgttgttctctCACCTTTCCTCCATCTGGCCCTGTTCAACCTCTCTTACTGCTTCTGCCAATGTCATTTTCCTCACCTTAGCCAAAGCTTGCACTGTGGCCTGTGTTAGAGGCAACATCATTTAgacatagtgtgattggttttcattttatctataaatgaagacatttttattacaaAGCTTTTTGTCAGTTCTTATTCACAGTTATGAAATCTTGTTTGATTCTCACATCTGCCGCCATTTCAGACCCTGCCCTTCAACTTCTGCCCACCAGGTGTCCATTGTGTTCCTACTTTGCCAGTCACCTCACAACTGCCTGCACTCATGATCTTCATTGTCCTCGTAGCATTgctaacattttgttttgactaAATCTGCCTGACTGCAAATCATGCCTGTCTTAACATTTtgcctgtttttctcttttttgtgtctgtgttatgcCTGCCGACAAAGTAATCTCTGTTAtgaatatttgggctttttgagtCTGTTAATCTGTCAAAGTTCAGAGCCTATACACAGACAAACCTACATCATACATTTATACACATAAAATAGTATATTGTAGTAGCAGACAGATCTAATTGtgcatttatattatatatcttttttttttcttctcattcactgtgtttccttttttattttgataacttttacattgtagattctcaatgaaggcatcaaaactattaatgaacacatggaattatgtacttaacaaaaaagtgtgaaataactgaaaacatgtcttatattttagattcttcaaagtagccaccctttgctttttattaataagggggaaaaattccactaattaaccctgacaaagcacacctgtgaaggtaaaaccatttcaggtgactacatcatgaagctcattgagagaacaccaagggtttgcagagttatcaaaaagcaaagggtggctactttgaagaatctaaaatataagacatgttttcagttattttacactacttttgttaagtacataattccatatgtgttcattaatagttttgatgcctcaTTGACAAtcaacaatgtaaatagtcatgaaaaaaaagaaacaattgaatgagaaggtgtgccaAAACTTTTGTGtacagctatatatatatatatatatatatatatatatatatatatatatatatatatatatatatatatatatatatatgcacaatTAGAATCTGTCTGCTAGTTCTGCACTTACAACAATATAAGCAGTATAGAGTATAACACATAAATACAGTGGACCAGCCTCCTCTGATATATAACGGGCCAGATGGAGGAAAGGTGagagaacaacaattatgttgAAGGAGAAGGATTTGAAGAGTAAATTAAACCATTGGCAAATCTTTGAAGATATTTTGATTGTTTtccaaaaggtaaaaataacTGTTTCTACTTTTCTTTTGAAGTGAGAAGGAAGACCTGCTCATGGAGATAAGAAAGGACATGGAGAGACGTGGACGTTGAATGTCAACTAGCAACAGCAGACCTGCTATAAAAGCATTACTAatctgaaaaatgtatttaagacTCGTTAGCCTCTCTGGAATAATTCTTGTCCAGTTTTGACAAGTGGTTggcggttttggatctggacctggtccaatgtggtctatgtgtaaaaaaaacagtataatctccctttattgcattttcacaaatataatgaagctttcacaaatctcaaactgtgtttttaagactccttagactctctgggataatttagtccaggtttgacaagtctaggtattgcggttttggatctagacctggtccaatgtggtctaaatatgaaaaaaaacggtgaaacctacttttattgtgttctcataaagacaataaagctttcacaaatctaaaagtgtgttttagagataattaataatttatcgtaatgactaacactcattcaatacaGTAATAGGTTAAAAAAACGGAGGATCAGCAATGTAAATCTTGTTTCCCTGCTGAATCGGACAGTTTTAAGTTTCCCTTAAATTTCCACTTAACTGCCGAATCGGAAGCTGCGAATCGGATGCCAACTTCAGCGTCGTAAAGTGATGTCGTTTTCTGtatcgttgcagtatcgatatcagggtatttggtcaaaaatattgtgatatttgattttctccatatcgcccagccctacttgtaCAGTAACTGATTACTGTCGGCCACCTGGTGGTGATGGAAAAAGTTGTTTTGTCATTGTCCTTGACAATATAGACAGAAGACATGGACCCAGATTCATCAAGAGGGAAGCCTTCAAACACAAGCATGACTGAGACTCAAGGACAGGACACCTGGTACTGCATTACCTGCACAGTCTATTCCATTCACTGAAGTGATAGGAGCTACTTTTTCCTCAACAGTTCTGTCCACTTTCCCCTGGATGGACAGTACTCTATTGTTCCTcaattaataaaacatttagagatacATCCACATTCAACCCTGCATGCATGTCTGTTGTAGCTCCAAAATAGATGACATCAGCAGGAGAGTACAGGAACTGGTGGAAAAGATAAACGACAACCGCACCAGTGACCAGAAAGTGATGGACAGCTTCCAGGAGAAGTTAGTGCAAAAGGTACAAAACTTCTTTTGTATACCACAAATGTTCATCTGGTCAACAGactgatttttgttttactcACATTTAATTCCCTAGGTGACAGAGATGTGTCGGCAGATGAAGGAGCACATGTACACGGTCTATGAAGAGAACAGTAATGAGATGCAGGTGAAGCTGCAGGTGTTGTCCGAGGTGCTGGAGAGCTGCACTAAGCTTAACAGTGAGCTAATAGAGGCCAACCAGGCGCTGGCAAGTCTCAGAGGGGGCCTGGCCATTAACCAGACATCAGAACCCTGATAAACTAGCTACTGTTGTCATCTTAGCTTATATTTGAACTAGTTAATGTTCTTTTGTTTATTATGTTGAGTATTCAGAATAGTTGACTTGAATGAGATTACTACTTTTGGTTTCCTCTTTGTTCTTCCTCCTTTTTCAAGAATAGACAGTAGACTGTGCCTAGGTTTTTAGGGCAGTTCAGGTTACAGCTTGTGATTGCAGtctaagaaaacaaaaacaaaagctgaaTCCATGTTTTAATGTATGTTCAATTCCAGCATCCGTTGATTTAATAAATACAAGTACAACAAGGACAAAATAAACCATGTTATTTTGCTCTCAGGTGTTTAACATTTTACACCAACACTTAAATGAGAGTTATTCAGACCTACAGTAACTAAC is a window from the Perca fluviatilis chromosome 1, GENO_Pfluv_1.0, whole genome shotgun sequence genome containing:
- the syce2 gene encoding synaptonemal complex central element protein 2, whose product is MDFFFDDLPSTSQSAPKIGHEDSQLTEDMDPDSSRGKPSNTSMTETQGQDTCSKIDDISRRVQELVEKINDNRTSDQKVMDSFQEKLVQKVTEMCRQMKEHMYTVYEENSNEMQVKLQVLSEVLESCTKLNSELIEANQALASLRGGLAINQTSEP